The following proteins are encoded in a genomic region of Sinorhizobium fredii USDA 257:
- a CDS encoding IS110 family transposase produces the protein MPVVAVGLDLAKTVFQAHGVDDAGQTVLRRRLGRSELLAFFAKLPPCLIAMEACSSAHHWARELVTIGHDVRLIPPQYVKPCVKRNKTDAADAEAICEAATRPNMRFVPIKTRDQQAVLALHRSRSLLVRQRTASINAVRGLVGEFGLIAAKGRYRMSELRQRTNAMTPDHLPAIACQAINTLFDHIDMLEEQIAAVERQIVEWHKNNEDSRRLATAPGVGPITASAIVAAVGDGCQFQSARHFAAWLGLTPRMHASGRKERIGRISKGGDRYLRALLIHGARAIVGTLFRKNVPPRPWLLALAARRPTNVTAVAVAHKTARALWAMLTRDEKYRKPIAATPSAA, from the coding sequence ATGCCTGTTGTTGCCGTTGGTCTTGATCTCGCAAAGACAGTCTTCCAAGCTCACGGCGTTGATGACGCCGGTCAAACCGTTCTACGCCGACGCCTTGGACGAAGCGAGTTGCTCGCGTTTTTCGCTAAGCTGCCGCCTTGTCTGATTGCGATGGAAGCATGCTCGAGCGCTCATCACTGGGCTCGCGAGCTGGTCACGATTGGTCACGACGTTCGGCTCATTCCGCCGCAATATGTCAAACCCTGTGTCAAACGGAATAAGACCGACGCCGCAGACGCAGAGGCGATATGCGAGGCGGCGACTCGGCCAAACATGCGCTTCGTTCCAATCAAGACCCGAGACCAGCAAGCCGTGCTCGCTTTGCATCGATCTCGTTCATTGCTGGTTCGGCAACGAACAGCATCGATCAATGCTGTTCGTGGATTGGTCGGTGAGTTTGGGCTCATCGCCGCAAAAGGCCGCTACCGCATGTCAGAGCTGCGGCAGCGAACGAACGCAATGACGCCAGACCACCTGCCGGCGATCGCCTGCCAAGCTATCAATACCCTCTTCGATCATATCGATATGCTCGAAGAACAGATCGCTGCTGTCGAACGACAAATTGTCGAGTGGCACAAGAACAACGAAGATAGCCGCCGGCTGGCGACTGCACCCGGCGTAGGCCCAATCACTGCGAGCGCCATCGTCGCAGCTGTGGGAGACGGTTGTCAGTTCCAATCCGCCCGGCACTTTGCGGCCTGGCTCGGGCTGACTCCGAGGATGCATGCGAGCGGGAGGAAGGAGCGTATCGGCAGGATTAGCAAGGGAGGTGACAGATATCTGCGGGCGCTTCTCATCCATGGCGCGAGAGCGATTGTCGGAACGCTGTTCCGCAAAAACGTGCCGCCTCGTCCGTGGCTGCTTGCCCTCGCGGCACGCAGACCGACGAACGTCACCGCTGTCGCAGTCGCGCACAAAACGGCACGCGCCTTATGGGCAATGCTGACGCGGGATGAGAAGTATCGCAAACCAATTGCTGCGACACCGTCTGCAGCATAG